From Strigops habroptila isolate Jane chromosome 1, bStrHab1.2.pri, whole genome shotgun sequence, a single genomic window includes:
- the TOMM7 gene encoding mitochondrial import receptor subunit TOM7 homolog → MPKLSKEAKQRLQQLFKGGQFAIRWGFIPVVLYLGFKRGADPGMPEPTIWSLLWG, encoded by the exons ATGCCGAAGCTTAGCAAGGAGGCCAAGCAGCGGCTACAGCAGCTCTTCAAGGGCGGGCAGTTCGCCATCCGCTGGGGCTTCATCCCGGTTGTGCTCTACCTCG GTTTTAAGAGAGGTGCAGATCCTGGAATGCCTGAGCCAACCATCTGGAG
- the LOC115603673 gene encoding uncharacterized protein LOC115603673 has product MRPAARKGLCGAAGPAPQAEGDPSGSGCAFEGEGLTHGVGLLHLPVGPALMCLCLPELSRYERSLRTASGGWGVPFAPEASEGERRDSSLSTWPRMKTII; this is encoded by the exons ATGCGGCCCGCAGCCCGGAAGGGGCTGTGCGGCGCCGCGGGGCCGGCCCCGCAGGCTGAGGGCGATCCGTCAGGATCGGGGTGTGCGTTCGAGGGTGAGGGGCTGACACACGGTGTGGGTCTCCTTCATCTGCCTGTAGGCCCTGCGCTTATGTGTTTATGTTTACCGGAGCTGTCAAGGTATGAGCGCTCTTTGCGCACCGCCTCTGGAGGCTGGGGAGTGCCTTTTG CTCCTGAGGCCagtgaaggagagaggagagacagCAGTCTGAG TACTTGGCCGAGGATGAAAACCATCATCTGA